The Patescibacteria group bacterium genome includes a region encoding these proteins:
- a CDS encoding DUF6390 family protein, translated as MVVIPKLKLNDAHAATLDGVARCARYGFGPNKLHLCGPDANREVLSYIKAGASDPGLERLLTGFKTLYPYLKQIAEANRIADPFDDRVVEAYWIGNSLLETISPKIFFRHLAETLGLKKRYDPKSFEQLVNKLPKGARMHHSFHVLNAYKRTGHDAIWHNLESMDACRVSWGKVVRTDGPKVILKRRPLILNGHLLELGAAVEYTTSRQLDAAPEFDELVPGQWVSLHWHKMCEVINEPQVRQLLYYTLKHMALSNQTL; from the coding sequence ATGGTTGTAATACCTAAACTGAAGTTGAATGATGCGCACGCCGCTACTCTTGATGGCGTAGCGCGCTGCGCTCGGTATGGTTTTGGACCAAACAAACTCCATCTGTGCGGCCCGGATGCCAATCGGGAAGTTTTGTCATATATCAAGGCCGGAGCCAGCGATCCTGGCTTGGAACGATTGCTGACCGGTTTTAAAACCCTGTATCCATACTTGAAACAAATTGCCGAGGCCAATCGAATCGCGGACCCGTTTGATGATCGGGTGGTGGAAGCGTATTGGATTGGTAATAGTTTATTGGAAACGATCTCACCCAAGATATTCTTTCGCCACCTTGCCGAAACTTTGGGCTTGAAAAAACGCTACGACCCCAAGTCATTTGAGCAATTGGTAAACAAGCTGCCCAAAGGTGCCCGCATGCACCATTCGTTTCATGTCCTCAACGCCTACAAGCGCACCGGACACGACGCGATCTGGCATAATCTAGAAAGTATGGACGCGTGCCGGGTCAGCTGGGGTAAGGTAGTGCGAACCGATGGACCTAAAGTAATTCTTAAGCGCCGGCCATTGATATTGAACGGTCACCTATTAGAATTAGGTGCAGCGGTCGAATATACCACTTCTCGTCAATTAGACGCGGCGCCCGAGTTTGATGAGTTGGTGCCGGGGCAATGGGTATCGCTTCATTGGCATAAGATGTGCGAGGTAATCAACGAACCGCAGGTGCGTCAGTTGCTGTATTACACGTTGAAGCATATGGCGCTGTCGAATCAGACGCTTTAG
- a CDS encoding DMT family transporter, which produces MQSHTKTAIVLALGTAVISGVANFVNKFGLSSSGDPVVYTLVKNGVAALFCISVVVAVIRRRELKQLRRSDWLKLLLIGGVGGSIPFILFFTGLAQTTAVSASFIHKSLFLWVALLAVPLLKERIGMLQGVALALLLVGNGFIGKVTRFGRGEILIMIATLLWAVETVIIKHVLKNISSWTVAAARMGIGAVILFGVVAFQGKLDILGDYSLTQWGWTALTGLILFGYVVTWTAALKRAPVTLVASLLVPAAFITSLCSSLYSGQALTSAEWYGAMFFVVGSVLLFLSYRTVNHIRHDRTQPSHS; this is translated from the coding sequence ATGCAATCTCACACCAAAACAGCAATCGTACTTGCACTAGGAACGGCAGTTATTTCAGGAGTTGCCAACTTCGTAAACAAATTTGGCCTAAGCTCCTCGGGTGATCCAGTTGTTTATACCTTGGTTAAAAATGGTGTCGCGGCTTTGTTCTGTATCAGCGTTGTGGTAGCGGTAATTCGTCGCCGTGAGCTGAAGCAATTACGACGCAGCGACTGGCTCAAGCTATTATTGATCGGCGGTGTCGGAGGCAGCATTCCATTTATACTATTTTTCACCGGTTTGGCCCAAACAACAGCGGTATCAGCCTCGTTTATTCACAAGTCACTATTTTTGTGGGTCGCTTTGTTGGCGGTGCCATTGTTAAAAGAGCGAATCGGTATGTTGCAGGGAGTGGCGCTGGCACTGTTGCTGGTGGGTAACGGTTTCATTGGTAAGGTGACCAGATTTGGACGTGGCGAGATATTAATCATGATCGCCACGCTGTTGTGGGCGGTGGAAACAGTGATTATTAAACACGTTTTGAAAAACATATCCAGCTGGACCGTGGCGGCGGCTCGGATGGGCATTGGCGCAGTGATTCTATTTGGCGTGGTAGCGTTTCAAGGCAAGCTGGATATTCTCGGTGACTATTCACTGACGCAATGGGGTTGGACAGCCCTAACCGGGCTAATATTATTCGGATATGTGGTTACTTGGACGGCCGCTCTAAAGCGAGCTCCGGTCACATTGGTGGCTAGTTTGCTGGTACCGGCCGCGTTCATTACCAGTCTATGCTCCTCGCTGTATTCCGGCCAGGCTTTAACCAGTGCCGAATGGTATGGTGCCATGTTCTTTGTCGTGGGCAGCGTTCTGTTATTCTTAAGCTATCGAACTGTAAATCACATCCGACATGATCGCACCCAACCCAGCCACTCTTGA
- a CDS encoding NUDIX domain-containing protein: MEFIDVVNERNQVIGQIAKSELYEKKPHHRIVHVLLYNDRGEMALQLRSSTVSFCPNHWVTTVGGHVQAGETTEAAAKREMMEEIGVDLPLEHVFDAEYLPPTLPGVIKFLTIFKATYNGPFTPDPNDVAKVEYFPMSEIYKMPDRGAQFHPELSFLISKLTS; this comes from the coding sequence ATGGAATTTATTGATGTAGTTAATGAACGCAATCAGGTAATTGGCCAAATAGCCAAGTCAGAGTTGTATGAAAAGAAACCACATCATCGGATTGTGCATGTATTATTATATAATGATCGCGGTGAAATGGCATTGCAGTTGCGGAGCTCTACTGTGTCATTCTGTCCCAACCATTGGGTGACGACGGTGGGCGGACACGTTCAAGCCGGCGAAACGACCGAGGCGGCCGCCAAGCGGGAAATGATGGAAGAGATTGGCGTCGACCTGCCTCTGGAACACGTATTTGACGCGGAATATCTGCCGCCGACCCTGCCGGGCGTAATTAAGTTTCTGACAATATTCAAAGCCACGTATAACGGTCCGTTCACGCCCGATCCAAACGATGTAGCTAAAGTGGAGTATTTTCCCATGTCGGAAATATATAAAATGCCGGATCGCGGCGCGCAGTTTCATCCCGAGTTATCGTTCCTAATTAGCAAACTTACATCATAA
- a CDS encoding polysaccharide deacetylase family protein, with protein MKDYFMKRRRSKKDIRIAFVALGAGFVVLIGLIYFHPVTSKPAAINQPIVKSRMILPQTQPRPDSLKTSDGQSGPSGYRMPPRMPTGSTIRQVRIPIIMYHYIRINDPEDEKGVSLSVSPMHFAQQLDDLKQRGYQTITFQDLMSRNLPSKPIILTFDDGYEDFYTTAYPELARHQMTAVVYVIADFQKPEYLTPGQTLYLASRGIEIGSHTLDHASLDKTSAQETIRQLTGSRQLLEQMTGRPVVSIAYPFGSFDAEIERLAIQAGYQFGVTTVGGLADLAQPMELMRFRAKDIATLEFDDNIAKTNASSNSEIK; from the coding sequence GTGAAGGATTATTTTATGAAACGACGCCGATCGAAGAAAGACATAAGAATTGCGTTTGTCGCCCTTGGAGCCGGTTTCGTGGTGCTTATCGGTCTGATATATTTTCATCCGGTAACGTCAAAACCCGCAGCCATCAACCAGCCTATTGTAAAGAGCCGGATGATCTTACCCCAGACACAACCACGCCCCGATTCCCTGAAGACATCCGATGGTCAGTCTGGCCCCAGTGGTTATCGTATGCCCCCAAGAATGCCAACCGGCTCAACAATACGACAAGTTCGAATTCCTATAATCATGTACCATTATATTCGAATCAACGATCCAGAGGATGAAAAAGGTGTCAGTTTGTCAGTGTCACCGATGCACTTTGCTCAACAACTGGACGATCTCAAACAGCGTGGTTACCAGACAATTACGTTCCAAGATTTGATGAGTAGAAACTTGCCAAGCAAACCGATCATACTGACATTTGACGATGGTTATGAAGACTTTTATACCACGGCTTATCCGGAGTTGGCCAGGCACCAGATGACCGCGGTCGTGTATGTCATTGCCGATTTCCAGAAGCCGGAATATTTAACGCCCGGCCAGACATTATATTTAGCCAGCCGCGGTATCGAAATCGGATCGCATACCTTAGATCACGCTTCTCTCGATAAAACCTCCGCCCAAGAAACGATCAGGCAATTGACCGGCAGCAGACAATTGTTGGAACAAATGACGGGCCGGCCGGTGGTTAGCATAGCCTATCCCTTTGGTAGCTTTGATGCTGAGATTGAACGTCTGGCCATCCAAGCCGGGTATCAATTTGGGGTTACGACCGTAGGAGGGTTGGCTGATCTGGCACAACCAATGGAGCTGATGCGGTTTCGGGCTAAAGACATCGCGACTTTAGAATTTGATGATAATATTGCCAAGACTAACGCCAGCAGCAATTCAGAAATAAAATAA
- a CDS encoding nickel-dependent hydrogenase large subunit, with translation MHLVDFNLKTEITKVEGSATLDVKVANGKVEHCRFSITEFKRFYTQALRGKPYRTIPTLLARICGTCSNAHLLCSIEACEKALGIVPSPQSQIMKNLSMYGLNIRDHALHLYLFALPDMHGKDSFFEFDENIPEEHQILHDAFEIKAAGNYLSIIIAGRSVHGINPTIGGFLNVPKPEEIAAAIEKLSAARPAVLRTIKIFLDSPFKFDRKTDFMALVANPFSFLEGEIVCDDGQIISEDKFRSHLEHVVLPYSHASGYTYKGKTYLVGSLARLNLSRETLHPDTKRDAAEALKRFPSTNVFDNNVAQAIEILHCIDHGIELLRSHKFVKEAPAVPVRTSGVGVGVIEAPRGTLYHKVAIAADGKVTEGEIVVPTGQNQINIEQDLARRVEELLPSDPSLETIQLELEKLIRAYDPCMSCASHFLKLRINK, from the coding sequence ATGCACCTGGTTGATTTCAATCTCAAAACCGAAATAACCAAAGTCGAGGGTTCGGCCACGCTGGACGTTAAAGTCGCCAATGGCAAAGTTGAGCACTGTCGCTTTAGTATTACCGAGTTCAAGCGTTTTTATACCCAGGCTCTCCGTGGTAAACCATATCGAACCATCCCCACGCTGCTGGCTCGTATTTGCGGTACCTGCTCTAACGCACACCTGCTCTGTAGTATTGAGGCCTGCGAAAAAGCTCTAGGTATCGTACCATCCCCCCAATCTCAGATTATGAAAAATCTGTCGATGTATGGATTGAATATCCGGGACCATGCTTTGCACCTGTATCTATTCGCTTTACCGGATATGCATGGCAAAGATTCATTCTTTGAGTTTGACGAAAATATACCGGAAGAGCATCAGATTCTGCACGACGCGTTTGAAATCAAGGCAGCCGGTAACTATTTATCGATAATTATTGCCGGTCGTAGTGTGCACGGTATTAACCCGACCATCGGCGGCTTCCTGAACGTACCCAAGCCGGAAGAGATTGCGGCCGCGATTGAGAAGCTCAGCGCCGCTCGTCCAGCTGTATTGCGCACGATCAAAATATTTTTGGACAGCCCATTCAAGTTTGATCGCAAAACTGACTTCATGGCACTAGTGGCCAATCCATTTAGCTTCTTGGAGGGAGAAATTGTTTGTGATGATGGCCAGATCATTTCGGAAGATAAATTCCGTAGCCACCTAGAACACGTGGTGTTGCCCTATTCCCACGCCTCTGGCTACACGTATAAAGGCAAGACATATTTGGTCGGCTCATTGGCTCGATTGAACCTTTCCAGAGAGACATTGCATCCCGATACCAAACGCGACGCGGCCGAAGCGTTGAAACGTTTCCCGTCTACTAATGTATTTGACAACAACGTCGCCCAAGCGATTGAAATATTGCACTGCATCGACCATGGCATAGAATTATTGCGCTCACATAAGTTTGTCAAAGAAGCACCGGCTGTCCCGGTCCGAACATCGGGTGTGGGCGTCGGTGTGATTGAAGCCCCGCGCGGTACCCTGTACCACAAAGTCGCCATCGCGGCTGACGGCAAAGTGACCGAAGGCGAGATTGTAGTACCGACCGGCCAAAATCAAATTAACATCGAGCAAGACCTGGCTCGCCGCGTCGAGGAGTTGTTGCCATCCGACCCCAGCCTGGAAACAATCCAACTGGAATTAGAAAAACTGATTCGCGCTTACGATCCATGTATGAGCTGTGCGTCACACTTCTTGAAACTGCGGATAAATAAATAG
- a CDS encoding ABC transporter ATP-binding protein has protein sequence MEDVKAIIEIKDIARTYHVGQVNVPALKGVTLTLNRGEFLIITGRNGSGKSTLLHQLGLLDYPDKGTIRLNGQEVTSLAESKRAELRLNTLGYVFQEYALIGELTALENIMLPALAKVGKSACRHKALELLIQVGLKGKENRLPSQLSGGEQQKVAIARALVNDPEVIFADEPTANLDIRAAEDVLEIFKVLNNTGHTIVMITHEPEEVAYGNRVIELVDGRLK, from the coding sequence ATGGAAGACGTCAAAGCGATTATCGAAATTAAAGATATTGCCCGAACCTACCACGTTGGTCAGGTTAATGTTCCGGCTCTGAAAGGTGTCACGCTGACGCTCAATCGAGGCGAATTTCTGATTATCACGGGGCGAAATGGTTCCGGCAAATCAACTCTGCTGCATCAGCTGGGCCTATTGGATTACCCGGACAAGGGTACCATCCGATTGAACGGCCAAGAAGTGACCAGCCTGGCGGAATCAAAGCGGGCGGAATTGCGTCTGAACACATTAGGCTACGTATTTCAGGAATATGCCCTGATCGGAGAATTAACCGCTCTGGAGAATATAATGCTTCCCGCATTGGCCAAAGTAGGAAAATCCGCCTGCCGTCACAAAGCGTTAGAATTGCTAATACAGGTTGGTTTAAAGGGAAAGGAAAATCGTCTGCCCAGCCAATTGTCCGGTGGTGAACAACAAAAGGTGGCCATCGCTCGCGCGCTGGTGAACGATCCCGAGGTTATCTTTGCCGACGAACCAACGGCTAATCTCGATATTCGTGCCGCCGAGGACGTGCTCGAAATTTTTAAAGTACTTAATAATACCGGGCATACCATTGTGATGATCACACACGAACCGGAAGAGGTTGCATACGGAAATCGGGTGATCGAGCTGGTAGATGGGAGGCTGAAATGA
- a CDS encoding DNA-3-methyladenine glycosylase I yields the protein MKRCAWPGTDELMITYHDAEWGVPVHDDRTLFEYLVLDCFQAGLSWRTILHKRRNFEKAFAKFNPQKVALFKAADIKRLLQDAGIIRNRLKIEGTVRNARAFLVVQKEYGSFDKYIWQFTGGRMINNEWKTTKQIPASSSESDAMSQDLKKRGFSFVGTTICYAFMQAAGMVNDHTTDCFRYHKI from the coding sequence ATGAAAAGATGCGCGTGGCCCGGAACGGATGAATTAATGATTACTTACCATGACGCTGAATGGGGCGTGCCGGTGCACGATGATCGGACGCTGTTTGAGTATCTGGTGCTGGATTGTTTTCAAGCCGGTTTAAGTTGGCGAACGATATTACACAAACGCCGGAACTTCGAAAAAGCATTTGCCAAGTTCAATCCCCAGAAAGTCGCGCTGTTTAAAGCCGCGGACATCAAGCGCTTACTCCAAGATGCCGGCATTATTCGCAACCGGCTAAAAATCGAGGGCACAGTGCGCAATGCCCGGGCGTTTCTGGTGGTTCAAAAAGAATATGGCAGTTTTGATAAATATATATGGCAATTTACCGGCGGGCGGATGATCAACAATGAATGGAAGACAACCAAACAAATCCCGGCCAGTTCGTCGGAGTCAGACGCGATGAGCCAAGATTTGAAAAAGCGTGGATTTAGTTTTGTCGGCACAACGATATGTTACGCTTTTATGCAAGCGGCTGGGATGGTCAACGATCACACGACGGACTGTTTTCGATATCACAAAATATAA
- a CDS encoding FtsX-like permease family protein has protein sequence MNRFFALPAFLVNRFIKRGSPWTFSLTIVLIAIAFINLVFVTSLFQGIINGANEQIINTISGHVMIRPSQGQDTFTNAPQILAMAKNTAGVKAATAELTFPSSLQYNGIKGNWTTIAIDPDVERTVTNIADTMIEGSYLSENDTNGIVLGYQISGGHNADMEAFSFRGAKVGEKVTLTVNGIQRDFTIRGIYNSKFINSDQRAFINRTAVEEMMPQLKNTATTILIRQESSGDEDETIANLAAAGIKGEFIPWEDAAGMMKSITASFLSINVLMTIVGVLIAAVTIFIVVYIDISNRRRQIGILRAIGLPVQVIRSTYVLQTLTYSVFGVALGLILFFAAIVPYFQAHPFRLPIVDATLQISPIDFPIRIGVVILVALVSGLVPTIMITRDKILNAIRGR, from the coding sequence ATGAATCGATTCTTTGCTTTGCCGGCATTTTTAGTCAATCGATTCATTAAGCGGGGCAGTCCGTGGACCTTTTCGTTGACGATCGTTTTGATTGCCATCGCCTTTATCAATCTAGTGTTTGTGACCTCTCTATTTCAGGGCATAATCAACGGCGCGAACGAACAGATTATCAATACTATCAGCGGGCACGTGATGATCCGGCCATCTCAAGGCCAGGACACCTTTACTAATGCACCGCAAATATTAGCAATGGCCAAAAACACTGCCGGCGTTAAGGCGGCCACGGCCGAACTCACCTTTCCGTCATCATTGCAGTATAACGGCATCAAGGGTAACTGGACTACGATCGCGATCGACCCCGATGTTGAGCGGACGGTAACGAACATTGCTGACACAATGATTGAAGGATCGTATTTGTCAGAGAATGACACCAATGGAATAGTTTTGGGGTATCAGATTTCCGGCGGGCACAATGCCGACATGGAAGCGTTTTCATTCCGGGGTGCCAAAGTGGGCGAAAAGGTAACTCTAACCGTAAATGGAATTCAGCGCGACTTCACGATCAGGGGAATCTATAATTCAAAGTTTATCAATTCGGATCAGCGGGCGTTTATTAATCGAACAGCGGTGGAGGAGATGATGCCCCAACTGAAAAACACGGCTACCACCATACTGATCCGACAGGAGTCCAGCGGGGACGAAGACGAAACGATCGCTAATCTGGCAGCGGCCGGTATCAAAGGAGAATTTATTCCTTGGGAGGACGCGGCCGGCATGATGAAGTCAATCACGGCGAGCTTCTTAAGCATAAATGTGCTGATGACCATTGTGGGCGTATTAATCGCCGCGGTGACAATATTTATCGTGGTATATATTGACATATCCAACCGTCGTCGGCAGATTGGTATTTTGCGCGCGATCGGTTTACCGGTCCAGGTGATCCGTTCGACCTATGTTTTGCAAACACTGACCTATTCGGTGTTCGGTGTCGCGCTAGGATTGATATTGTTTTTCGCGGCCATTGTACCGTACTTCCAGGCACACCCGTTCCGTCTACCAATTGTCGACGCGACATTGCAAATTAGTCCGATTGATTTTCCGATTCGCATCGGGGTGGTAATTCTCGTGGCGCTGGTGTCGGGGCTAGTGCCCACGATTATGATTACTCGGGATAAGATATTGAACGCCATCAGGGGAAGATAG